From a region of the Myxococcus stipitatus genome:
- a CDS encoding deoxynucleoside kinase, translating into MDQRYIVVEGPIGVGKTSLSNILSERLSARRVLEVVEENPFLSNFYTDRQKFAFQTQIFFLLSRFRQQQELFQQDLFRSVTVSDYLFAKDRIFAHLNLDAHELALYERVFEALGPRVTKPDVVVYLQARLDVLLARIKKRGREFERKFDSGYLEGLVHAYNNFFFHYTETPLLVVDTSDIDFVNNEADREDLLAAIRKAKPGTQHYVPKASRRP; encoded by the coding sequence ATGGACCAGCGTTACATCGTGGTCGAGGGGCCCATCGGCGTGGGCAAGACGTCTCTCTCCAACATCCTCTCCGAGCGCCTGAGCGCCCGGCGCGTCCTGGAGGTGGTGGAGGAGAACCCGTTCCTCTCCAACTTCTACACGGACCGGCAGAAGTTCGCGTTCCAGACGCAGATCTTCTTCCTGCTGTCGCGCTTCCGTCAGCAGCAGGAGCTGTTCCAGCAGGACCTCTTCCGCTCCGTCACGGTCAGCGACTACCTGTTCGCCAAGGACCGCATCTTCGCCCACCTGAACCTGGACGCCCACGAGCTGGCGCTCTACGAGCGCGTGTTCGAGGCGCTCGGTCCCCGCGTCACCAAGCCCGACGTCGTCGTCTATCTCCAGGCCCGCCTCGACGTGCTCCTGGCGCGCATCAAGAAGCGCGGCCGCGAGTTCGAGCGCAAGTTCGACTCCGGATACCTGGAGGGGCTCGTCCACGCGTACAACAACTTCTTCTTCCACTACACGGAGACCCCGCTCCTGGTCGTGGATACCTCCGATATCGACTTCGTGAACAACGAGGCAGATCGGGAAGACTTGCTGGCGGCCATCCGGAAGGCGAAGCCAGGCACCCAGCACTACGTCCCGAAGGCGTCCCGGCGACCCTGA
- the rsmA gene encoding 16S rRNA (adenine(1518)-N(6)/adenine(1519)-N(6))-dimethyltransferase RsmA translates to MESPRDILKRHGLRAKYSWGQNFLGDEDALEAIADALHLREGEHVVELGPGLGHLTRFLAATGARVTAVERDRDMVTVLEKEAIPGVRVVAGNAATVDFAQVAGAPEVAVAGNLPYHLTSPILFRVLEQRSHVTRAVFTLQKEVVERLAAEPGSRDYGLLTVLLGLHFDAENVLTLEAWRFHPPPKVDSAVLSLTRRAAPRAPIVDEARFTRVVKASFAQRRKTLINSLKSDKTLAPPDVLLQALETAGVDPQRRAETLAPEEFAAIERALGPVKPGAPAPEALDADTEE, encoded by the coding sequence GTGGAATCACCCAGAGACATCCTCAAGCGGCATGGCCTGCGCGCCAAGTACAGCTGGGGCCAGAACTTCCTCGGGGACGAGGACGCCCTGGAGGCCATCGCGGACGCGCTGCACCTGCGCGAGGGCGAGCACGTGGTGGAGCTGGGCCCCGGCCTGGGCCACCTGACGCGCTTCCTCGCCGCGACCGGCGCTCGCGTCACCGCGGTGGAGCGGGACCGGGACATGGTGACGGTGCTGGAGAAGGAGGCCATCCCCGGCGTGCGCGTGGTGGCTGGCAACGCGGCCACGGTGGACTTCGCCCAGGTGGCTGGCGCGCCCGAGGTCGCCGTCGCGGGCAACCTGCCGTATCACCTGACCAGCCCCATCCTCTTCCGGGTGCTGGAGCAGCGATCGCACGTCACGCGCGCCGTCTTCACCCTCCAGAAGGAGGTGGTGGAGCGGCTGGCCGCGGAGCCGGGCTCGCGCGACTACGGCCTGCTCACGGTGCTGCTCGGCCTGCACTTCGACGCGGAGAACGTCCTCACGCTGGAGGCGTGGCGTTTCCACCCGCCGCCGAAGGTGGACTCCGCGGTGCTGTCGCTCACCCGCCGCGCCGCGCCGCGCGCGCCCATCGTCGACGAGGCTCGCTTCACCCGCGTGGTGAAGGCGTCCTTCGCCCAGCGTCGCAAGACGTTGATCAACTCCCTCAAGTCCGACAAGACGCTGGCGCCCCCGGACGTGCTGCTCCAGGCGCTGGAGACGGCGGGCGTCGACCCGCAGCGTCGCGCGGAGACGCTCGCGCCGGAGGAGTTCGCCGCCATCGAGCGCGCGCTCGGTCCGGTGAAGCCGGGTGCTCCCGCGCCCGAGGCCCTGGACGCGGACACCGAGGAGTAG